A window from Thermoplasma sp. Kam2015 encodes these proteins:
- a CDS encoding tyrosine-type recombinase/integrase, translating into MHAHKFRHIFAVKAIMDQISLNVLQQWLGYSSVFTTSIYTQITRWTRSQVSHR; encoded by the coding sequence ATCCACGCGCACAAGTTCAGACACATATTCGCGGTGAAGGCCATAATGGATCAGATCTCTCTAAATGTGCTGCAACAATGGTTAGGGTATTCCTCTGTCTTCACGACATCCATATACACCCAGATAACGAGATGGACGCGTAGCCAGGTATCACACCGGTGA
- a CDS encoding MFS transporter: MIEPKVEHKNTPHEIIGASMAGTILEWYGIFIFSSGAIYISSVFYPAVSRAVSILLTLLTFALGFLLRPLGAFVFGHYGDRIGRKNMLLITLLISGLSTGFTGVIPGYASISLSGCIWMS, translated from the coding sequence ATGATCGAACCGAAGGTGGAACATAAAAATACGCCGCATGAGATAATCGGAGCTTCAATGGCCGGAACCATACTGGAGTGGTACGGTATCTTCATCTTCTCATCAGGTGCAATATATATCTCCTCCGTGTTCTATCCAGCGGTTTCCAGAGCCGTGTCAATACTGCTGACGCTGCTGACGTTTGCGCTGGGTTTTCTCCTGAGGCCTCTGGGAGCCTTTGTATTTGGGCACTACGGTGATCGCATAGGGAGGAAAAACATGCTTCTGATCACGCTGCTCATATCCGGTCTTTCAACTGGCTTCACCGGTGTGATACCTGGCTACGCGTCCATCTCGTTATCTGGGTGTATATGGATGTCGTGA